A segment of the Lolium perenne isolate Kyuss_39 chromosome 3, Kyuss_2.0, whole genome shotgun sequence genome:
ggaagtaggcggtgatttggacaccagacagctccttgcctcgagtattttgaagttgatgaatacgagacataagtgcttctgtcgccgttttctcttcttcggacgcttcagcatcccaggagcggcggcgcagaattttggcacttccgtcaaaagggactatgttgtgctcaacagaattggcactttcttcgtgtatgtagagccaccttttgcgccacccttggacagaatcaggaaatttgacgtcgaaatagtcaacgtcagttcggacacagataacaacgccgcctatgttgtaggtggcgttgtgggagccattgcggcggaggcagaaaatgcgcttccacagagcccagttaggagggactccgaggaagcactcgcaaagagtaataaaaatggcgacatggaggatggaattaggggtcagctggtgcagctgaatcccataaacaaaaagaaggccgcggaggaaatcgtgaattggggtagaaaggccgcggatgaggtgatcaacgaaactaacccggtactccattggaggggttgggtagctttcttcgctgggaaagcggatggcgtcctccttcttcatcaagccgagcttcttcagcatgttgacgtcttggttggagatcttagatctctcccactcaagatcttcagcggccatcttggattcgggagtactgtggcgagtgagtcgcgcgcgtggtggcatcaacgacACTAGAGAAGCGAAGTTCGTGCGTGCGTAAGATCAAAGAGAATTGGGCGcagtggaagtttttgcaaagaggagcagaggtgcggcgcaagcgaaggtgcgaacggaggttgaagaaaggtttatataggaattggGTGAAGCAAcgaaccgttggatgaagaaatcgtgcggtgaaaaaagatcttacaGATGAAgggaaaaaaaagtatttttactgGGATGAAATGGAACaggcgttacagtacgtgcgccaggaaaagcggaggacgtgtgtcccccacttgcacgggtgtcaacgtggtggagacattggacccacaaggcagaaaaattgcGGCTATTAACAGCAATAAAGTAACTTCGACTAAGGGAGAAAATGTCGAcagaaaaaaagagagaagattggcggcaggagaagttattgaatacttcgggagccttggatcaaatacaagtttttgcccaaatgctcgggggctacttcgaaaaAACTAAAtttcgggagcctatgatcaaacgcaagcttttgttcatagcctcgggggctactcccatcgggagcgctgttcgcgcacccgagaaattataaaacttcaggagaaaaaaggaaatatgtcggcataaggcgtggagcctacacccaagtacaagtccttggctgtagcctcgggggctactcccatcgggaacgctgctcgcgtgcccgatgaaattataaaagaaagaaagaaagagaaaaaataaagatagaagagcaaaagagtatatttcgagttataattaactctacatatactcccatcgggagagcaatataagtcatctttgactcgataaaatgtgccattcaaaCAGccgaaaaggcactcgacaatatattctcagaacgccaaaagttgcgaataaattctgaatgccgcaaaacactgcgaaggtaagaccccagatccgttctgtgcggcgtggcccCATCTCTGACgatggtttgctacttttatccgtatcaacagatacgaagaaaaatcctaacggacgcgttaggtacccgataaatttaactgggactcgacagaatggtaagaccttaagcggcacctgtcgaagtttacaccagtatcccgagatcatgtccagggacgtgatcttgaagtaggtttttgcggattgccactagagcagttaactagtacctgatccgtcagatgaactagccccaactaccattatccctgtacaatatagaaattcatgtgaagaaatatagacaagTCAAAGTtgtcaagtaaaaataaacaggggagattttccctgactctacgattcaagcaaaatctcgggggctactgacataggcatccccaatgggcctgccaaagatagtacccggggtttaatgaaggcccattacccgaagaataagaagactcggaagcccaaagatattattaaggaaagttagagttgtaataggaagggttatttgtaatcttacgggatgagttaagaaccttcccggactttgtaacgtgtacaatatgaatccctcggctccgcctcatatataagggggggtcgagggacgagagcatcatcgaatcattgtgtaacaaaccctagctttatttcgtcgagcacttttcggctgaaaccttcgagatctacttgccctctacatccaacgaaaccctagtctactacctgtaggcattgacaagttaataccttgtcactagtgcacctattaggtgtgttggggacacaagagacttcttgctttgtggttgcagggttgcatgagagggatatctttgacctcttcctccctgagttcgataaaccttgggtgatccacttaagggaaacttgctgctgttctacaaacctctgctcttggaggcccaacactgtctacaagaatagaagcacccgtagacatcagggtccacagttcactagtggtgtctctccgataagataactagcatgttgggtgaacaaattacagttgggcaattgacaaatagagatgcacatacatatatcatgataattactatgagatttaatcagggcattatgacaaagtacatagaccgctatccagcatgcatctatgcctaaatagtccaccttcgggttagcatccgcaccccctccagtattaagttgcaaacaacagacaattgcattaagtatggtgcgtaatgtaatcaacacaaatatctttagacaaagcatcgatgttttatccctagtggcaacagcacatccacaatcttagaactttcacaccgtcctgcattcaatggaggcatgaacccactatcgagcataaatactccctcttggagttacaagtatcaacttggccagagcctctactagcaacggagagcatgcaagaacataaacaacacatacatgaaagattgataatcaacttaacatagtattcaatattcatcggatcccaacaaacacaacatgtagcattacaaatagacgatcttgatcatgataggcagctcacgagatctaacatgatagcacaatgaggagaagacaaccatctagctactgctatggacccatagtccaagggtgaactactgacacatcaatccggaggcgatcatggtgatgaagagtcctccgggagatgatttccctctccggcagggtgccggaggcgatctcctgaatcccccgagatgggattggcggcggcggcgtcacagtaaggttttccgtatcgtggctctcggtacagagggtttcacgacgaaggctttaagtaggcggaagggcagcgtcggagggctgacggggggcccaccccatagggcggcgcgggccccccttaggccacgcggccctatggtggcggcgcctcgtcgccccacttcgtaacccttccggtcttctggaagcttcgtggaaaaataagaccctgggcgttgattcgtccaattccgagaatatttcctttgtaggatttctgaaaccaaaaatagcataaaacagcaactggctcttcggcatctcgtcaataggttagtgccggaaaatgcataataatgacataaagtgtgtataaaacatgtgagtatcatcataaaagtagcatggaacataagaaattatagatacgtttgagacgtatcactcaccttttcatattttattagtACGATATGGGAATATCTTGTCCTTGAATTTTGCCCCCTTGTTGCAAATTTTGTAGATGGATATCGATGATGAATACAACATAAGTGATACAGATGATGAACCCACCTCGGAAAATACGAGTGATGTATGTTTTCTTTTATCTTACTTGCCTTTTTTCAGTTGAAGATGAATATACTTGTAATTTGCTATTTTCCTAAATTGTGCAGGTTGTTTTAATCACAAACAGTGAGGTTACCTACTACGGGGATTCTGATTTGGAAGACTTTGCTGATGAAGAGGATGTTCCTGAGCAGTCAAAATCATTAGAAGGGGGGGTTTCACAGCAGTCAAAATCTGAATGCAAAAGCAATGTAACCTTTTCTGTTGATGTATTGCAATGCATAATCTAGTAGAACAAATCAAAGTGTCAGTAACAATAATGCCATGTTTGTCATATCTGTTTAGGTGACAGGAAGTTCCCAGCAGGACCATAGTAAGCACGAAAATTATAAGGAGCCATATGATATTGATGCTGAAATGAATAAACAACGAAAGTATGCGGCTGTAAAGGCCATGACCTTTCTTTCTGAAGAGGTTGCCTATTATTTCTAAAACAAGTATGCCAGAGAACATGGTTTTAGCATTCGACGCGAGAAGAAAAAGGATGATATTGATGAATTTGGGACACCCACCATTCGGTATAGGCGGTTTCTTTGCTCTAGGGCTGGGACACGTGAAAGCAAGTACTTATCCATGGAAGGCCGAAGGTATAGGCACCGACCTGAGTCTCGCTGCAACTGTGGTGTCCATTTGAGTGTGTCGTGTAACAGAGAAAAGGGTGTTTGGACTTATCTGAGATTTGACGACAATCACAACCATAAGCCTGCTACAGCTGATCAAATCGCTTTTCTTCGATCCCATAGAAAGATCAAGGCTCATCAGAAATCTAGGATCATGTCACTGGGAGCTGTTGGGATGAGATTATTCAACATTATGAGGACATTTGTCAGTGACACTGGAAAGTACAGCAGGGTAGGATTTGTAAGAAAGGATCTTTACAACATGTCTTGCCGTGAAAAGAGGAAGATGATCGCAAAGGGTGACGCCAACACAACCATTGGCAttatggagaagaggaagagagaTGATCCTGAATTCTTTTTTGATTACAAGGTTGGTAAAGATGGAAAATTGTTACACCTGTTCTGGTGTGATTCTTAGTCTCGGCAGGACTATGTCGACTTCGGTGACGTGCTGGTGTTTGACAGCACGTACAAAACAAATCGGTATGCTATGACGTTCATACCTTTTGTGGGAATGAATAATCACCGCCAGGCTATTGTTTTTGCATGCGCCATTGTCTCAGAAGAGAAGGAAGAAACATATAAGTGGTTGCTAGAAACATTCCTGAAAGCCATGTATCAGCAGAAGCCTAAAGGGGTCATCACTGATGGGGACGCTGCAATGATCGCCGTTGTTGGTAAAGTCTTTGCAGGCGTGTGGTACCGTGTTTGTAAGtggcatattgagaagaacatgaagaagcacCTTGACCCCCTGGCTCACAATGAATTCCGGTCGCTGTTGTACTACATCACTTCGGAACAAGTATTCGAGGAGAGACGGAGGGCATTCGTCGAGAAGAACCAGACGGCATTTACCAAAGAATGGATGAAGAGGATGTATAATAGGAAGAAGTTGTGATCCGCCGCGTATCTAGCGAATGGATATTTCGTCGAATGAAAAGCAATCAGAGGAGCGAGAGTTTGAACTCCACCCTACACACCCACGTTAACTTTGGACTGATAATGGTGGATATGGTTGTGCACTACGAGAATAACAGTAGCCATgtccgggaggaagaggcccgccAGGACACCATAGACTCTCAGACAGTACCGGTTGCAGTTACGAGGTACAAGGATATAGAGATGTCTGCTGCCCATAAATTCACTGGtacaaacttctagcttgttcaaGGAGAGCTGAAAAAGATTGGGCCCATAAATGTGCTGGTGGGTTATCAACCTTCATTGTGTCATGGATGAATAACCGCCGACATTTGTTTTCAGTAGACTACAGACCTGAAAGCAAAGAGGAAACAATAACGTGCAGTTGCCGATCTCCTTGTACAAGGCGTCGATCTCCTTGTAGATCACCTCCCTCTTCGCAGCGGTGCGAGCAGCAGCCGCCACCGCACCAGCGCTGCCGCCTAGAGCAGCACCAGCCGCTCCCGCTCCGCCGTCCGCCACCgcaccagcaggcgcagccgctcCCGCTCCCACAGCCGCACCCGCTCCGCCCTCCAAACCAGCAGCAGCCGCAGCCAAATTCTTGCCCATGGCCGGATATGTGCTTCGACAAAAAAATGGGAGTGGAGAGAGGATGCGGTcgaactagggttagggttttctcTTCCTCTGTTTTTTGCCAGAAATGGAGATGGTGGGGAGGGGATGAGGCCGAGTGGGGTTAAAATAGTGGACTCTTCTGGACTGTGCGCGTGGGCGTGGACCCGTGTGTACGCGGAAGAGATACGTACGGTCATGTACGCGGAAGAGGTACGAGCGTGTACACGGAAGAGGTACGGGCATGTATGTATTCTCGCGGTGATACGCGTAACTCCTCGGCTAACGGGTCCTGCGGGTTTTGGATCGGGCATTTCTGTACCCAAATCGAAGGTGAAAAATCGATTTTGTCCCTCGCCGCGGATTAATCTGGGCCGTCCTTATGTTCGGCTCAACATAACCGTTCGTTCTTGGAGATCTATGGAAGCAGTCGCCAAATTATAATTATCTAAATCACAAAATATACATTAAAAAAACAGAAGTAGTGGTGCTCAAGTACACCAAATCTCCTCTCGACTAGATAGGTGCGTGCGGTGATGTGTCTATGGCACTGTGCATGTGCATCTTCCCTAGTCACAAAAAAGGGCGCGTGTATATTTTTTGCAGTGAGATCGTCTAGTTGACCCGAAGGAGACAAGCAAGATCAACATCCTTCGTGTAATTTCGAAGGCATCAATCAGAATACAGTTCATGCAAGTAGTACTACATACGGCGCCTCATTCAGATGATTCAATCTCCTCAGGGACCCATGCGCACAGTGGATACAGAGGGAGCCAATCTGAATTCTGAACTGAATAAAAAGCAAGTGCAATGAACTGGCACGCAACCATGAAACCTTTGATTTGCAACTAACTAATCCATGAACCATATAGATGCATCTTCTGACCGATATATCCTATCAGAATGGGACGGAGAGTGTAAAATTCGCGACTTGTCCACCACCCGGACGTCATATCCGGTGCCAATCGGAGACCGAGTGGCTGCGCTTGCTGCATGAACTCGCTGCACTTCCGGCTAAGAATTCACCATACAACGacaaaattaattttccttttcaGATTATTTCTAAGTCCCGTCTAACATAATTAAAAATGGCTATGTTTGATTAGTGAATCTAGAAGAGATATTTTTCAGAGCAGATAACATGGATAGAGGACGATCAGTTTGGACTTGTATTCGACTGATAGGCTTCTCATCGGCCGGGGGCCATGGATCAGCAACCATGAAAAAATAAGCCCATTTAGTTGCTCGAGAGTCTGTTGTTTCTTGAATCCAGCGGGCCAAAATTCGTTAATTTGCTTGCCTAGAGTTCGTTTCTAAATCTCGTCCTACACGATATTTGAAGCCTATTTTTGCTTGCACGCGGAGCAGTGGCGGAGCCACACTATAGCTGCACATGACTAGACAGTTTTTAAGTACATAGACAGAATCATACATAAAATTACGTAAAAATCATATAAGTATATGTATTTGACTATAGCTTCGAACCGACTAGGCAAGGTTAATTTCCTAGCTTCGCCACTACGTGGAGGACAACTCAAATTTAGTGTTTCCAGCAAGCCAAGCTCTACGCTCGTCGGGAGAAATTTCGTCACCTCCCACCGATTTGAACCCTTTATATCATTGCTCGTCTCACCGCCAAAAATCAcagcaccaccacccccacctcccCCCATCGACTCGTCGTCCCGGCGACGAGCTTCACTGACGAGTAGGTAAGCGGTGGCATCTACCCTGGTAGTTGATGGATGGTGGCGGCTAGCGGTCTTCCGCTTCTTCTCTAGGCTCGACGCTTGCTTCTTCCGATGGCGGTGAGTTTTTCAGCCCCTAACTAGCTAGGATTTTAAAGCATGTTGTAGATCTGTGTAGAGGAATCGATAAATCTGTGGCCTCATGTTGCTTGTTGGTAGTGGAGTAGTGGTTGATGTGCATGATGTATTGATGGCAGTTGTAACTTAGTTGGTAGCACTAGTTCTTCTAAGCTTGTTCAAATCTTGCTCATTGTTTCTTAATCTATTATACCGTACGTTGATTATGTATGCTGGTGGTGTAGATCTACACTAAATCTTGCTCATGTGAACTGTGTTCCTACCGATGTACTGCCATTATGATGTTGTGTAGTTCTTGACTTCTTGTAGATGTATGTCCATTACAATGGTGTACTTCTAATTGACCCTTACGTAGGTGTATATCCGCAATGAGTTCGAGCAGGCCCTCGTGGATACCCAAGATATTCCCTCCTTTGTTCCTAAGACACTGGAGAACGCACGCCACTTCTCACATACATGCATGCATGAAGCAGAGATTTTGTCGGCGCACGACATTAGTTCACTAGTAGTGGAGCAAGATGACAAGGTTGTTGCTGCCATGATCTCTAAGACGGAGGCGATCAAGGCAAGTAAAGCCCACAACAATGGTAGCTTGAAGGTGGTGAAGTCCACTATAAAGTGGCCTTCATTCCTGTCCACCTTCGTTCTCAACAAGATGTGTGAGATCATCAAGAGTGGCGTGAGGATAGAAAAGAGGTTCAAGGAGGTGCACTTGAACGATGTTGTCAAGAAGGTGTTCGAGTACTTTCAGCGGGAGGTCTCCTCACAACTGGTGTACAACCTATTGCGTAAGTGGAGACCTAGGTGGATTTATGTCTCCAAGCTGAGAGAGTTGAGCGGTACCGGCAGGGATGTGGACACTCACACCATTATCCTGGAGGACAAGCATTACATAGGCCATGTCTTGGTACTAACCTGATTTAGTTCATAACTAATTTGTCACAACTACCGAGTTATTTATTATCTATAATACTATTAAGTTTATCCTTTATGCCATAACTGAGGTGTTCCTCGAATATGGAATTCAAAGAAAAACTCACTTGCTGGTACAGCAAGGTGGGGGTTCGAGTCTATGCATGTAGTGGGTATCCTAACCACTCTCGAACATGTTAAATACACACAATTGATTCAAAACGACAAGCAAGGGGAATCAATTTTTATTGCCACAAAGGGAAAATAACCCCCTTCCTTTATATATAGTCCCCCAAGGAACAAATGCACACATATGCAAGTTCATATACTCCTTCTGTTTCAATGAACAAGGGGTATTTTCTAAAAGTCAAATTAAGTAAaatttgaccaaacttttaggaaACACTAGCAACAACTATAGTATTATATAAATATCATATGTAATTATATTTCATGATGTATCTACCAATACTAATTTGGTACTATGCATTttaatactacctccatcccaaggcttaaggcctatttttttagaaagtcaaactatgttaagtttgactaagtttttataacaaatcattaacatgtcaaagacaaaattaatattattagatagataatgaaatatattttcatgtgctatctacaaaatatcatatttattgatagattattctaaaaaatttggtcaaactttacttgctttgacttttttagaaaaaataagccttaagccttgggatggaggtagtatattttaaaaaaattgatCAAACTTTAAAtagtttgatttttttaaaaaaatgtcaTATTCATTGGAACAGATGTAGTATGACATTGCTCCATCCGTTTTATTTACATGGGACGTATCTACTTTCGAGGCTTAATTTAGTCCATCAGTTAGACCCACAAAATATGTGTTGTGTGCTTTCGAAGTGACACGGTTGAATTTGTATTTTAAAAAACTGCGATGACATATTTTTCAGGACACACATTCACATTCATATGTCACGTACTCACGTAGAATGAGAAAACGCCATGCAAATATGTATGCAGACTGTAGAGTAAGACTACCCACGGTGAGAGTattataggtagtatcatgcatcacATGCATGCAAAAAGCTGATGTAACAGGACAATTAAAGATGAGAGagatgatagtagtatcatattagtaggtagatatcgtatcatagcacgtagtactagaaaatttaataaaaaaatcttgtacatatatttatattgagattctacaaatcaattaatataagaaAATTATGATACTAGCATataatactatgcattgtgaacaTAAtaacatatagtagtatcatacacatgatacttctatatactatgcattgtgaatttgtgactagtctaagcttCTACCTCGCCGGGTACATGTGGAATGGAGCTCCAAAAGTCCTATGTCTTGTTGACGTGTCACCTATCAAAATTCTGGAAGGGCTCTGTATATACGTTCCAACGGCTCGTGAACTTGTGTTTTGTCCCCATTCTTGACCAATCAACAACATGGCACACGGAAACCACCAATCTATCATCCACCCATCATACATCGTCGTGTACGGCATACAGTTTATAGCACTTTGATCCGCACGTTACTGTTTTTGGTTGCTTCGCTTGTTCCGGCAGGAAGTTAGTATTTTTCATGCGCATCGAGCTTTTTCGTCCACATTCACGGGAAAAAATAACCAAAATAGCAATGTCGTAACTGCTGAGGCTTCTGCCTATGGTTATGTTGCTAAACTAGGTACGGAGTGAAATACTAATATGGACTGAAATTAATGACAGTAACTGAAACCTGATTACAGTAGGAGTGTCGTCAATCTCGTGAtgactttcctttttttttctgaaacaaaaaaaaaagcactCTGTCGTAAATCTCGTGATGACTCCCTTGGCAGTTATCTGCTCAACAATCAGTGTCACAGTGTTCTTAAGATCAGCGTATATTAGACCAGAGGAATTATACCTGTCACCGTATCACTGGGTCGAGGAAAATCATATTAGATAAAAAAAAATGGCAGCATCAGTACGTTTGGTGTCTGCAAGACTCTCCATTCTGCACAGTAATCGACAAAGGCTTGCATGCAGCCCACACAGAGTAGGTTACAAAATCTCCAATCCTGCCAAAAACATCCAAATCATGAGTCAAAATAAAGGCATTAATTTGATGCAAAAAGATATGCTATAGAACAGATATCCAGGAAGAAATGCATTAGGCTGGATGTTTCCCAAATCTGTCAAGCATTCATGACCCATCTAAAATATAAGGAGCAGTTGGGGAGTAGAGCCCAGGCAAGAATTTCTCCCATGGCGCACCCAGTTCTTCTCCTCCTGTTGGTGCTCCTCCTCGTTTCTCCTgccatttcttcctccaccaagAAAGTTCATCCAAAGTTCCCCGCTATCTTCTACTTTGGCGACTCCATTTTTGACACTGGCAACAACGACTATATCTCCACTTTGGGTGTGGCAAACCATCTCCCTTATGGGAGAGACTTCCCAGGAAGAAGGCCGACAGGGAGGTTCTCCAATGGCAGGCTTGTTCCAGACCTCCTCAATGAGAAGCTGCAGCTCAAAGAATTCTCACCACCGTACTTGGACAAGAATCTGTCCGATGAGGAATTGAAGACAGGGGTGAACTTCGCGTCGGCTGGGTCAGGGTTTGACGATAGGACGTCGCACCTGTCACATACTCTGCCATTGTCGGCACAGGTGAACCTCTTCGAGGAATACCTTCAGCGGCTCGGTGATATTGTTGGCGACAGGGAGGCTTCCAGGATTGTTACCAACTCTCTGATATTTATCAACTCAGGAACCAATGATTTCACAAGGTATTACCGTTCATCGAGAAGGATTGATATTGGTGAGTACCAAGATACTATTCTCCGGATGGTACGCGAGTATGTTAAGGTAAGATTAGACGATTCTGAGTTGTTTCTACCAAGCTATTTTATTTTGTTGTAGTTCTTGAACATATAAACCACAACAGAGGAATAACTCTTCTTTCAATTCCCTACACTGGAACGCAGGACATGTATAACCTTGGAGGGCGGAAATTCTGCTTGGCAGGCCTTGCTCCATTTGGTTGCATACCCTTTCAGATCACACTAAGTGGAGACCCTGAGAGGGCATGTGTGGATGAGCAGAACAGGGATGCCCAGAACTACAACTCCAAATTTGAGAAGATGCTTCAAACATTACAAGCCTCACTCAacggaagcaaaattgtatacctGAATTCATACCAAGCTCTCACAGAGATCCTTGTCAATACCAATAAATACGGTATGTTCTCTACTGATGTCATGATTCACAACTAATCTAGTAATAATGTCCACCTCATCAACTGTAGATCACATATAGTTAATTCTGAAGAAAAATACGAAGAAAACGTCTTAATCATAGCTAAAGCAGAATCACTGAACTACATATAGTTTACACCAAGATTGCGTCATAATCCTAACTAAATAAGAACTAGTGCTAAACTTGGTTGCCTGCAGGCTACAGCTAAAAGCTGTCAGAAAACCAAACGCCTAAACATTTAATTGCAAGAAGCAGGGATATCAGTTTGTGTTATTCATGTCACCCATTCTGTTTTCTTGTAACTTGTAATTATAGAAGTTCTCA
Coding sequences within it:
- the LOC127344736 gene encoding GDSL esterase/lipase At1g58430, with the protein product MTHLKYKEQLGSRAQARISPMAHPVLLLLLVLLLVSPAISSSTKKVHPKFPAIFYFGDSIFDTGNNDYISTLGVANHLPYGRDFPGRRPTGRFSNGRLVPDLLNEKLQLKEFSPPYLDKNLSDEELKTGVNFASAGSGFDDRTSHLSHTLPLSAQVNLFEEYLQRLGDIVGDREASRIVTNSLIFINSGTNDFTRYYRSSRRIDIGEYQDTILRMVREYVKDMYNLGGRKFCLAGLAPFGCIPFQITLSGDPERACVDEQNRDAQNYNSKFEKMLQTLQASLNGSKIVYLNSYQALTEILVNTNKYGFTERKRGCCGTGLAEVGLLCNVFTQTCRNSSSYVFYDAVHPTERVYRIATDYILKNVIPKF